The following coding sequences are from one Seonamhaeicola sp. ML3 window:
- a CDS encoding molybdenum cofactor biosynthesis protein MoaE: MKDKKPKNVFREGAISSDFIGNSIHKHQTKTSIGAHNIFLGQVRADEIDGKIVSAIEYTAYEDMANQKFHDIREAAFEKFELTCMHIYHSLGTVKAGEICLFVFVSSPRRKVVFKALEYIVEAIKADVPVFGKEIFEDSSHQWKVNN; the protein is encoded by the coding sequence ATGAAAGATAAAAAACCAAAAAACGTATTTAGAGAAGGAGCTATTTCCTCAGATTTTATAGGCAATTCTATACACAAACACCAAACTAAAACTAGTATTGGTGCTCATAATATTTTCCTAGGTCAAGTAAGAGCCGATGAGATTGATGGAAAAATAGTTTCGGCTATTGAATATACAGCATATGAAGATATGGCAAATCAGAAGTTTCATGATATAAGAGAAGCTGCCTTTGAAAAATTCGAGCTTACCTGTATGCACATTTATCATAGTTTGGGGACTGTAAAAGCCGGTGAAATCTGTTTATTCGTTTTTGTGTCTTCACCAAGACGTAAAGTGGTATTTAAAGCTTTGGAGTATATCGTTGAAGCCATAAAAGCCGATGTCCCTGTTTTTGGCAAAGAAATTTTTGAAGACAGTTCTCACCAATGGAAAGTCAATAATTGA
- the moaCB gene encoding bifunctional molybdenum cofactor biosynthesis protein MoaC/MoaB, translated as MVDITHKYTTLRTAIAQAVVSVSKPETIEAIKNDTVPKGNVFAMSKAAGLLGVKRTPDILPDCHPLPIEFTGVEYEINGLEITVLFTVKTIYKTGVEVEAMHGASVVALNMYDMLKPIDKGIEIHAIKLLNKKGGKSDFKDNFRKDLKAAVVVCSDTISAGQKEDKAGKTIIEKLKSCDVSIAEYVIIPDETDAIQGKAKTYQEQGIDMVIYTGGTGLSGRDVTPEALIPILNRRIPGIEEAIRNYGQDRTPYSMLSRSVAGTIENTLVLALPGSTNGAKESMDAIFPSVLHVFRILKGVRHD; from the coding sequence ATGGTTGATATCACACATAAATATACAACGCTTAGAACGGCAATTGCTCAAGCTGTAGTTTCAGTTAGCAAACCCGAAACTATAGAGGCCATCAAAAATGACACCGTACCAAAGGGTAACGTCTTTGCCATGAGTAAGGCTGCTGGATTATTAGGTGTTAAACGCACTCCTGACATTTTACCAGATTGTCACCCCTTACCTATTGAATTTACGGGTGTCGAATATGAAATCAACGGACTTGAAATCACCGTATTGTTCACGGTAAAAACTATCTACAAAACAGGTGTTGAAGTAGAAGCTATGCATGGTGCTAGTGTAGTAGCACTTAATATGTACGACATGTTAAAACCTATTGATAAAGGTATTGAAATACATGCCATCAAACTGTTGAATAAGAAAGGTGGTAAATCAGATTTTAAAGATAATTTCAGAAAAGATTTAAAAGCAGCTGTTGTTGTTTGTTCTGATACTATTTCAGCTGGGCAAAAAGAGGACAAAGCTGGTAAGACTATTATTGAAAAACTAAAATCCTGCGATGTTTCCATTGCAGAATATGTTATTATTCCTGATGAAACTGATGCTATTCAAGGTAAGGCTAAAACCTATCAGGAACAGGGTATTGATATGGTAATTTATACTGGAGGCACAGGGCTTTCTGGTAGAGATGTCACACCGGAAGCTTTAATTCCAATTTTAAACCGGCGTATTCCAGGAATCGAAGAAGCTATTAGAAACTACGGTCAAGATAGAACACCATATTCTATGTTATCTAGAAGTGTTGCCGGAACTATAGAAAACACTCTGGTATTGGCATTACCTGGTTCAACAAATGGTGCTAAGGAATCTATGGATGCCATTTTCCCTTCGGTATTACATGTTTTTAGAATATTAAAAGGAGTTAGACACGATTAA
- the moeB gene encoding HesA/MoeB/ThiF family protein, whose amino-acid sequence MNRYNRHIILSEIGPEGQDKLSKAKVLVIGAGGLGCPILQYLTAAGVGTIGIIDFDKVELSNLQRQVLFGTSSLGKNKAQAAKTRLEDLNSDIKIKAYPEALTYQNALELFNQYDIIMDGSDNFETRYLVNDACVITNKPLVFGAIYKFEGQVSIFNYNNGPSYRCLFPNPPQKDAVPNCSEIGVLGVLPGIIGSMQANEVTKLILGIGDVLSGKLLCYNSLSNQTSTLRINRNDAVINDILNQQSTFAERTLDLNCETNELVSIQNIVNKESIQFIDVRETHEQPKVDRLSVENIPLSSIQTNLKQFNNEKEKYFFCQSGTRSKRAVAFLKEQGITKCYSIEEGALEIKNYLKEFNVVTKEERLK is encoded by the coding sequence ATGAACAGATATAACAGACATATCATTTTATCAGAAATTGGTCCAGAGGGTCAAGATAAACTCTCCAAAGCCAAAGTATTGGTTATTGGAGCTGGTGGTTTGGGTTGCCCTATATTACAGTATTTAACAGCTGCGGGTGTTGGCACCATTGGTATCATTGATTTTGATAAAGTGGAATTATCTAATCTGCAACGGCAAGTGTTGTTTGGAACTTCCTCGTTAGGTAAAAACAAAGCTCAAGCTGCTAAAACCAGATTGGAAGATTTAAACTCAGATATTAAAATTAAAGCTTACCCGGAAGCTCTTACCTATCAAAATGCGCTTGAGTTATTCAATCAATATGACATTATTATGGATGGCTCCGATAATTTTGAAACACGTTATTTGGTAAACGATGCCTGCGTCATTACTAATAAACCATTGGTGTTTGGAGCGATTTATAAATTTGAAGGTCAAGTTTCAATCTTCAATTATAATAACGGACCAAGTTATAGATGCCTGTTCCCTAACCCACCTCAAAAGGACGCCGTTCCTAATTGCTCTGAAATAGGAGTTCTAGGAGTGCTACCGGGTATTATAGGTAGCATGCAAGCTAATGAAGTTACCAAACTTATTCTAGGAATTGGAGATGTATTATCGGGTAAATTGTTATGCTATAACTCCTTATCAAATCAAACATCTACTTTAAGAATTAACAGGAATGATGCTGTTATAAACGATATCCTAAATCAGCAATCAACCTTTGCAGAAAGAACACTCGATTTAAATTGCGAGACCAACGAATTGGTTTCCATCCAAAACATAGTCAATAAAGAAAGTATTCAGTTTATTGATGTACGCGAGACTCATGAACAACCTAAAGTTGATAGATTGTCAGTTGAAAATATTCCCCTCAGTTCAATACAAACCAATCTTAAACAATTCAATAACGAAAAAGAAAAGTACTTTTTCTGTCAGTCCGGAACGCGAAGTAAAAGAGCTGTAGCCTTTTTAAAAGAACAAGGCATTACTAAATGTTACAGTATAGAAGAAGGTGCTTTAGAAATAAAAAACTATTTAAAAGAATTTAATGTCGTTACGAAGGAGGAACGACTGAAGTAA
- the moaA gene encoding GTP 3',8-cyclase MoaA, with translation MTKTTNILQDKFGREHTYLRISLTERCNLRCSYCMPEEGVQLSPKSHIMTYEEVYEIAKTFVDNGVTKIRLTGGEPFVRKDIPVVLEKLASLPVELSITSNAVIIDRFIEVLKANGIKKINVSLDSLDKDKFTLITRRNQFEKVYNNILLLVKEGFTVKVNAVLMKDFNEDEIIDFIELTKDLPVSIRFIEFMPFDGNKWDLSKMVSYKEIMKKVNHHFPKDTVERLQDAPNDTAKNYRIKGYKGSFAIISSVTNPFCDSCNRLRLTANGQIKNCLFSSSESDLLTTLRQGGSIEPIIAKAVQSKFKTRGGMDTLKKLQRPDLHGKNRSMITIGG, from the coding sequence ATGACAAAAACGACAAACATATTACAAGATAAATTTGGTAGAGAACACACATACCTGCGGATTTCGCTTACTGAAAGATGCAACTTAAGGTGCTCTTATTGTATGCCAGAAGAAGGTGTTCAATTATCTCCTAAAAGTCATATAATGACCTATGAAGAGGTTTATGAGATTGCCAAAACTTTTGTTGATAACGGTGTTACAAAAATAAGACTTACAGGCGGTGAACCCTTTGTTAGAAAAGACATTCCAGTGGTTCTTGAAAAGTTAGCCTCGCTTCCAGTAGAATTGTCAATTACTTCCAACGCAGTTATTATTGACAGATTTATTGAAGTTTTAAAAGCCAACGGAATCAAGAAAATCAATGTGAGTTTAGATTCGCTTGATAAGGACAAATTCACCCTTATTACCCGTAGAAATCAATTTGAAAAGGTTTATAACAATATTCTACTATTGGTTAAAGAAGGATTCACCGTTAAGGTCAATGCCGTATTGATGAAAGATTTCAACGAAGATGAAATCATAGATTTCATAGAACTTACTAAAGATTTACCTGTATCCATCCGTTTTATAGAGTTTATGCCTTTTGATGGGAATAAATGGGATTTAAGTAAAATGGTATCTTATAAAGAAATCATGAAAAAAGTAAATCATCATTTCCCAAAAGACACCGTTGAACGCTTACAAGATGCTCCAAATGATACTGCCAAGAACTATAGAATTAAAGGTTACAAAGGGAGTTTTGCCATTATCAGCTCAGTGACCAATCCATTTTGTGACTCATGTAATAGATTGCGTTTAACAGCCAACGGACAAATAAAAAACTGTTTGTTCTCTTCTTCGGAATCTGATTTATTGACAACCCTGCGACAGGGTGGTTCAATAGAACCTATCATTGCAAAAGCTGTTCAATCAAAATTTAAGACAAGAGGCGGCATGGACACTTTAAAAAAGCTCCAAAGACCAGATTTACATGGTAAAAACCGTAGTATGATTACTATAGGGGGGTAA
- the rfbD gene encoding dTDP-4-dehydrorhamnose reductase has protein sequence MNNVLVTGSNGQLGSEIRELANSYSDYNFYFKGRTELDITDFNIVSEFVEIENITVIINCAAHTAVDKAEDDVESANKLNHLAVGNFARIAKDKNIKLIHISTDYVFDGTNHVPYKEDDKTNPQGVYGRTKLEGEQAMQTIDPANSVIIRTSWVYSSFGNNFAKTMLRLGNERDELGIIVDQVGTPTYAKDLAKGILEIIPKLDNDSVEVYHFSNKGVCSWYDFAKAIFAIKEINVKVNAIETWQYPTPAKRPFYSVLNKSKIENKFQIEIPYWRDSLEECLQRL, from the coding sequence ATGAATAATGTTCTAGTTACAGGCTCTAATGGCCAATTAGGTTCTGAAATTCGTGAATTAGCGAATTCATACTCTGATTATAATTTTTATTTTAAAGGGCGTACCGAATTGGATATTACAGATTTCAATATTGTTTCAGAATTTGTTGAGATTGAAAATATTACGGTCATTATTAATTGCGCCGCTCATACTGCTGTGGATAAAGCAGAGGATGATGTAGAATCTGCGAATAAATTAAATCATTTAGCTGTTGGAAATTTTGCTAGAATAGCAAAAGACAAAAATATTAAGTTGATTCATATTTCGACCGATTATGTTTTTGATGGTACAAATCATGTTCCTTATAAAGAGGATGATAAAACGAATCCTCAAGGCGTATACGGAAGAACGAAATTAGAAGGAGAACAGGCAATGCAAACTATAGACCCTGCAAATTCGGTCATTATAAGAACATCATGGGTGTATTCCAGTTTTGGAAACAATTTTGCAAAAACTATGCTTCGTTTGGGTAATGAAAGAGATGAATTAGGAATAATAGTAGACCAAGTTGGAACACCTACTTATGCTAAGGATTTAGCAAAAGGAATCCTTGAAATAATCCCGAAGTTAGATAATGATTCTGTTGAAGTCTATCATTTTTCTAACAAAGGAGTATGCAGTTGGTACGATTTTGCAAAGGCTATTTTTGCCATTAAAGAGATTAACGTAAAAGTAAATGCTATTGAGACCTGGCAATATCCAACACCTGCCAAAAGGCCTTTCTATAGTGTATTAAACAAGAGTAAAATAGAAAATAAGTTTCAAATTGAAATTCCCTATTGGAGAGATTCACTAGAGGAATGCTTACAAAGATTATAA
- the rfbB gene encoding dTDP-glucose 4,6-dehydratase — MKNKNILVTGGAGFIGSHLVRLLVNKYPDYNIINMDLLTYAGNLANLKDVEDKPNYEFVKCDICDFEQVKNVFEKFEINNVIHLAAESHVDRSIKDPFSFAQTNVMGTLSLLQAAKLFWDGDYDGKLFYHVSTDEVYGSLGEKGFFLETTPYDPHSPYSASKASSDHFVRAFHDTYGLPTVISNCSNNYGSYQFPEKLIPLFINNICQNKPLPVYGKGENVRDWLYVNDHARAIDVIFSKGKIGETYNIGGFNEWKNIDLVKVLIETTDRLLGRPKGTSDNLITYVTDRAGHDMRYAIDATKLKEELGWEPSLQFEEGIEKTVQWYLENKEWMENITSGAYEKYYSEMYSV, encoded by the coding sequence ATGAAGAACAAAAATATTTTAGTAACCGGAGGAGCTGGTTTTATCGGTTCACATTTAGTTAGGCTTCTAGTAAATAAATATCCTGATTATAATATTATTAACATGGATTTGCTGACTTATGCGGGGAATTTAGCCAATTTGAAAGATGTTGAGGACAAGCCAAACTATGAGTTTGTTAAATGCGATATTTGTGATTTTGAACAAGTAAAAAACGTTTTTGAAAAATTTGAAATTAACAATGTTATTCATTTAGCAGCAGAATCACATGTTGATAGATCTATTAAAGATCCATTCTCTTTTGCCCAAACCAACGTAATGGGAACCCTTAGTTTATTGCAGGCGGCCAAATTATTCTGGGATGGTGATTATGATGGCAAATTATTTTACCATGTTTCTACCGATGAGGTTTATGGTTCTTTAGGGGAGAAAGGTTTCTTTTTAGAAACAACACCATATGATCCGCATTCTCCATATTCAGCATCAAAGGCATCATCTGATCACTTTGTAAGGGCTTTTCATGACACCTATGGATTACCAACAGTAATTTCTAACTGTTCGAATAACTACGGGTCTTATCAATTTCCAGAAAAATTAATTCCGTTATTTATAAATAACATATGTCAAAACAAACCGCTTCCTGTTTATGGAAAGGGGGAAAACGTGCGCGATTGGTTATATGTTAATGATCATGCTCGCGCTATTGATGTTATTTTTTCCAAAGGAAAAATAGGAGAGACCTATAACATTGGTGGATTTAATGAATGGAAAAATATTGATTTAGTAAAAGTACTTATTGAAACCACAGACCGTCTTTTGGGTAGGCCAAAAGGCACTTCAGATAACCTAATAACTTATGTAACCGACCGTGCGGGACACGATATGCGTTACGCCATTGATGCTACCAAGTTGAAAGAAGAACTGGGATGGGAACCTTCATTACAATTTGAAGAAGGTATCGAAAAAACGGTTCAATGGTATTTAGAGAATAAAGAGTGGATGGAAAACATCACTTCAGGTGCTTATGAAAAGTACTATTCAGAAATGTATTCGGTTTAA
- a CDS encoding four helix bundle protein, whose amino-acid sequence MKEALKKRTKLFAYNCVKLTELLPNTYLANHIKGQLIRCSTSVAANYRATCLAQSKPSFVAKISIVIEEVDESNFWLEFALDENLIEKVKIESLLRESSELTAIFVASRKTANKK is encoded by the coding sequence TTGAAGGAAGCATTAAAAAAACGCACTAAATTATTCGCTTATAATTGCGTAAAACTAACTGAACTACTCCCTAACACCTATTTAGCTAATCATATAAAAGGACAACTGATTAGGTGCTCAACATCTGTAGCTGCGAATTACAGAGCAACTTGTTTAGCTCAATCAAAACCCAGTTTTGTTGCTAAAATCAGTATTGTTATAGAGGAAGTTGATGAATCCAATTTTTGGTTAGAATTTGCTTTGGACGAAAATTTAATAGAAAAAGTCAAAATAGAATCTCTTCTAAGGGAATCAAGCGAATTAACAGCAATCTTTGTCGCTTCTAGAAAAACCGCAAATAAGAAATAA
- a CDS encoding Hsp20/alpha crystallin family protein: MTTISPKPKLKDFRFKETTENQKQKNTLKFQESENGYHYQLDIPGYIKEDFRFYLSRNQLVITTEKDSETKKTKSDNEKHSYCYPSALFKMNITLPKKPVEKRITAEYRNETLYFSLYKI; this comes from the coding sequence ATGACTACTATTTCCCCTAAACCCAAATTGAAGGATTTCAGATTTAAAGAAACAACCGAAAACCAAAAGCAGAAAAACACATTAAAGTTTCAAGAATCTGAGAATGGTTATCATTATCAACTTGATATTCCGGGTTATATAAAGGAAGATTTTCGTTTTTATTTAAGCAGAAACCAATTGGTAATTACAACTGAAAAGGATAGTGAAACAAAAAAAACTAAAAGCGATAATGAGAAACATTCTTATTGCTACCCTTCAGCGCTGTTTAAGATGAATATAACCTTACCCAAAAAGCCTGTTGAAAAAAGGATTACTGCAGAATATAGGAATGAAACTCTGTATTTTAGTTTATATAAGATTTAA
- a CDS encoding cytochrome D1 domain-containing protein: MKKLRVLVAIAILLFSIIAIAFIKARTTSYSIETTGKLFIVNKLSSNVTVFDLTKGEQVAILPIDMEPHEATTSFYGDKVIVTNYGGPEEMGKSLTVIDAKTFKEVRRVRVDESLKPHGVVAVPNSNCVAVATDVGNDLLVIDIEVGQIKKKIPTTQIYSHLLTYHPTDSIAYVSNLSSGSVTVIDTNKDEVVKVIPCGKGTEGIDITPDGEEIWVTNNRDETISIINTKTLEIVSVLTAGEEPSRLQFTLDGKYCLVANSVSGTISVYNTATKKLQKNIVLPGKKNIVERILYHTPRPVCIAMHPNGKYAFVANSNAVRVEVIDLNSLKVVSTIGTGRIPDGLAIAL; the protein is encoded by the coding sequence ATGAAAAAACTTAGAGTTTTAGTCGCTATTGCTATACTGTTGTTCAGTATTATTGCAATAGCGTTTATCAAAGCTAGGACAACCTCATATTCCATTGAAACCACAGGAAAACTTTTTATAGTTAATAAACTTAGTAGCAATGTTACTGTATTCGATTTAACTAAAGGAGAACAGGTGGCCATATTACCTATTGATATGGAGCCTCATGAAGCAACAACTTCATTCTATGGGGATAAAGTAATTGTCACCAACTATGGCGGACCTGAAGAAATGGGGAAAAGTTTAACCGTAATCGATGCTAAGACTTTTAAGGAGGTTAGACGGGTAAGGGTTGATGAAAGTTTAAAACCTCATGGAGTTGTAGCTGTTCCAAATTCTAATTGCGTTGCAGTTGCAACCGATGTTGGAAATGATCTTCTGGTGATTGATATTGAAGTAGGACAGATAAAAAAGAAGATACCAACAACTCAAATATATAGTCACCTTTTAACGTATCACCCTACAGATTCGATAGCCTATGTGTCTAATCTTAGCTCCGGTTCGGTCACGGTAATTGATACAAACAAAGATGAGGTTGTCAAGGTGATTCCATGTGGTAAAGGAACCGAGGGTATAGATATAACACCAGATGGTGAGGAAATATGGGTCACTAATAATAGAGATGAAACCATTTCTATTATTAATACCAAAACTTTAGAAATTGTCTCGGTACTTACCGCAGGAGAGGAACCATCTCGATTACAGTTTACTTTAGACGGTAAATATTGCTTAGTTGCTAACTCTGTTTCCGGAACAATTTCAGTTTACAACACAGCTACAAAAAAACTTCAAAAAAATATTGTTCTCCCAGGTAAAAAGAATATTGTTGAAAGAATCCTATATCATACACCTAGACCAGTATGTATAGCCATGCATCCCAATGGTAAGTATGCATTTGTTGCCAATTCAAACGCCGTTAGAGTTGAGGTCATAGATTTAAATAGCCTTAAAGTAGTGAGTACTATTGGTACGGGGAGAATACCAGACGGTTTAGCAATAGCGCTTTAA
- the rfbC gene encoding dTDP-4-dehydrorhamnose 3,5-epimerase — protein MKFIRASIPDVIICEPNVFGDDRGYFVETFRQDKLEEFLGFNIDFCQDNESKSSFGVLRGLHYQLPPYAQTKLVRVISGTVLDIAVDIRKGSSTFGKHVAVELTGENKRQVLVPRGFAHGFVVLSEEATFAYKVDNYYSPECDRGIAFDDKSLNIDWKLPLNEMKLSPKDTKQPLFKDAQYFEDLVSLYE, from the coding sequence ATGAAATTTATTAGGGCATCTATACCAGATGTAATTATTTGTGAACCCAACGTTTTTGGGGATGATAGAGGTTATTTTGTAGAGACTTTTAGGCAAGATAAGTTAGAGGAATTTTTAGGCTTTAATATTGATTTTTGTCAGGACAACGAATCTAAATCTTCTTTTGGAGTTTTAAGAGGATTGCATTATCAACTACCTCCATATGCTCAAACTAAATTAGTTAGAGTTATTAGTGGTACTGTTTTAGATATTGCGGTTGATATAAGAAAAGGGTCTTCTACTTTTGGCAAACACGTTGCTGTTGAGTTAACTGGAGAAAACAAAAGGCAAGTACTAGTACCAAGAGGCTTTGCACATGGTTTTGTGGTATTAAGTGAAGAAGCCACATTTGCTTATAAGGTTGATAATTATTACAGCCCTGAGTGCGATAGAGGAATTGCCTTTGATGACAAATCCTTGAATATTGATTGGAAATTACCTCTTAATGAAATGAAATTATCACCCAAAGATACAAAGCAGCCATTGTTTAAGGATGCTCAGTATTTTGAAGATTTAGTTTCGTTGTATGAATAA